In Acidimicrobiales bacterium, one DNA window encodes the following:
- a CDS encoding nitrilase-related carbon-nitrogen hydrolase encodes MTREVSLALAQYGVEADDPPRSRRRSREMITAALDDGADVVILPELAIPGYTEDADHLAAGAETLDGPTVQEWTALAKASGSVVVGGICERGTEGLFNSAITVGPDGVLALYRKLHLFAGEKQIFLPGDQGLPVVDTPHGRIGVCVCYDLRFPEVARVMALRGAEIVASPHRVAARIRLAPVGRRGHVSSGPRRGAAGQPRPGRDRLRLCGRGPLGARVPRVVAGRRPRWHPCSRAASWN; translated from the coding sequence GTGACTAGGGAGGTCAGCCTCGCGCTCGCCCAGTACGGCGTCGAGGCAGATGACCCGCCGCGGAGTCGCCGGCGTTCGCGGGAGATGATCACCGCCGCTCTCGACGACGGCGCCGATGTCGTCATCCTGCCCGAGCTGGCGATTCCCGGTTACACCGAGGATGCCGACCACCTCGCCGCAGGGGCCGAGACCCTCGACGGCCCGACCGTGCAGGAGTGGACCGCACTCGCCAAGGCTTCCGGTTCGGTCGTCGTGGGCGGGATCTGTGAGCGTGGCACCGAGGGGTTGTTCAACTCCGCGATCACCGTCGGTCCCGATGGGGTGCTCGCCCTGTATCGCAAGCTGCACCTCTTCGCCGGCGAGAAGCAGATCTTTCTGCCCGGCGATCAGGGTCTGCCGGTCGTGGACACCCCCCACGGGCGGATCGGGGTGTGCGTCTGCTACGACCTGCGCTTCCCCGAGGTGGCCCGGGTCATGGCACTCCGCGGGGCCGAGATCGTCGCCAGTCCCCACCGCGTGGCTGCCCGGATTCGACTCGCGCCGGTGGGACGACGAGGGCATGTGTCCTCAGGCCCACGGCGCGGTGCTGCAGGCCAACCTCGACCAGGTCGTGATCGCCTGCGCCTCTGCGGCCGGGGCCCACTCGGGGCTCGAGTTCCTCGGGTCGTCGCTGGTCGTCGACCCCGATGGCACCCGTGTTCTCGGGCCGCTTCCTGGAACTGA
- a CDS encoding amidohydrolase family protein: MIDVHAHYLPPSLLDRAGADSGLVVGYDAEERRLSFPAGPSRPVPAPLTDLVTRSGWNAQRSIHLQVLSPWLDVAGDDLEGDDAVRWTAAMNDATAADIEGNVGFGAFAALPVVDGGAAAAELRRTVTELGFLGGSIPTQVGGRNLDDAGLDPLFAAATELRVPLFIHPHRVLGAERLSKDFLTNVCGNPFETTVAALSLFFDGTFDRYPDLKILLAHCGGTLPMLAGRAVRAVAAGAASRRGAENADEILNCFTYDTVVHDPGVLAFGIARLGHDRLVLGTDYPFPMLVDDPIDLVRQALVATGEDAHGFDHITRVGPAKLLGLG, encoded by the coding sequence ATGATCGATGTGCACGCGCACTATCTTCCCCCTTCCCTGCTCGACCGCGCCGGGGCCGACTCCGGGCTCGTGGTGGGCTACGACGCCGAGGAGCGGCGGTTGTCGTTTCCAGCCGGACCGTCCCGTCCGGTGCCTGCGCCGCTGACCGATCTGGTCACCCGATCCGGGTGGAACGCCCAGCGGAGCATCCACCTCCAGGTCCTGTCGCCGTGGCTCGACGTGGCCGGCGACGACCTCGAAGGCGACGACGCCGTGCGGTGGACCGCCGCGATGAACGACGCCACGGCGGCCGACATCGAGGGCAACGTGGGCTTCGGAGCGTTCGCCGCCCTCCCCGTGGTCGACGGAGGCGCCGCAGCGGCCGAGCTTCGGCGCACCGTCACCGAGCTCGGCTTCCTCGGCGGGTCGATCCCCACCCAGGTGGGTGGTCGCAACCTCGACGATGCCGGACTCGACCCGCTCTTCGCTGCGGCCACCGAGTTGCGGGTGCCGTTGTTCATCCACCCCCACCGGGTCCTCGGCGCCGAACGCCTGTCGAAGGACTTCCTCACCAACGTGTGCGGGAACCCGTTCGAGACCACCGTCGCCGCGCTCAGCCTGTTCTTCGACGGCACCTTCGACCGGTACCCCGACCTCAAGATCCTCCTCGCCCACTGCGGGGGCACGCTGCCGATGCTCGCCGGTCGGGCCGTGCGCGCCGTCGCCGCCGGTGCGGCCAGCCGCCGGGGGGCGGAGAACGCCGACGAGATCCTGAACTGCTTCACCTACGACACCGTGGTCCACGACCCCGGTGTATTGGCCTTCGGCATCGCCCGGCTGGGCCACGACCGCCTCGTCCTGGGCACCGACTACCCGTTCCCCATGCTGGTGGACGACCCGATCGACCTCGTCCGTCAGGCTCTCGTCGCCACCGGCGAGGATGCCCACGGCTTCGACCACATCACCCGAGTCGGTCCCGCCAAACTCCTCGGTCTCGGATAG
- a CDS encoding cupin domain-containing protein — MAINVFHRDRPSAMLPMIAEDARLVVWPGVGAQTANMNYVDMHPGEANTPHAHSVSEDTIFVLDGKGTVEDLTNGFVVEFGAGDVVHVPPGVRHAVKADQGSHIESVGGPCPADQGLLNAIEQVIEGD; from the coding sequence ATGGCCATCAATGTGTTCCACCGTGACCGGCCCAGCGCCATGCTGCCGATGATTGCCGAGGACGCCCGCCTCGTCGTGTGGCCGGGTGTCGGCGCCCAGACCGCCAACATGAACTACGTCGACATGCACCCTGGCGAGGCGAACACCCCGCACGCCCATTCCGTTTCGGAGGACACGATCTTCGTCCTCGACGGCAAAGGCACCGTCGAGGACCTGACGAACGGGTTCGTCGTGGAGTTCGGAGCGGGCGACGTCGTGCACGTTCCCCCTGGTGTTCGCCACGCCGTGAAGGCCGACCAGGGATCCCACATCGAAAGCGTGGGGGGTCCGTGCCCCGCCGACCAGGGACTGCTCAACGCCATCGAGCAGGTCATCGAAGGTGACTAG